A single window of Gemmatimonadota bacterium DNA harbors:
- a CDS encoding DUF839 domain-containing protein has translation MIQNGPFAPLDRRAFLRRAAGAGGGALLAPSLTGLWSLAGCAASEGAVRAPSYGALVPAPGISELEIPPGFRCVRLSEGARPSTVRGGLDVPNAFDGMAVFRLPNGNLRLIRNHEMVDDAGAGVTLATPAYDPLASGGTTSLEVRIRSVGDDLEVELVDEFVSLAGTRVNCAGGPTPWGSWLSCEENTWGAGHGFERPHGYIFEVPASATGPVAPVPLVAMGRFVHEAIAVDPATGIVYETEDAWYVPDDATRPGAGFYRFLPEQPGTLAAGGRLQMLAVDDRPGYVTARGQTQGAVLPVHWVDIADPDPANAEDDPAAVFRQGHSAGGAVFARLEGAAAVDDGIYIVSTNGGDAEAGQVFFYRPTGPDHGELVLVFESPSPDVLDAPDNICLRPGGALFMCEDGRGDQYVRGLDADGRIIDVVRHLAGSEETAGEMAGACFSPDGRVLFFNTQGGRRRGETLASATYAVWGPWHEGPL, from the coding sequence ATGATCCAGAACGGTCCGTTCGCTCCGCTCGACCGCCGCGCCTTCCTCCGCCGGGCGGCGGGGGCCGGGGGCGGTGCCCTGCTCGCGCCCTCCCTGACCGGCCTGTGGAGCCTCGCAGGCTGCGCGGCGAGCGAAGGCGCCGTCCGGGCGCCTTCCTACGGCGCGCTGGTGCCGGCGCCGGGCATCTCGGAGCTGGAGATCCCACCCGGCTTCCGGTGTGTGCGCCTGAGCGAGGGCGCGCGTCCCTCGACCGTGCGCGGCGGCCTGGACGTTCCCAACGCCTTCGACGGGATGGCGGTCTTCCGGCTCCCCAACGGCAACTTGCGACTCATCCGCAACCACGAGATGGTCGACGACGCGGGGGCCGGCGTGACGCTCGCCACACCGGCCTACGATCCGCTGGCCAGCGGCGGCACCACGTCCCTGGAGGTGCGGATCCGCAGCGTCGGCGACGACCTCGAGGTGGAGCTCGTCGACGAGTTCGTCTCGCTGGCGGGGACCCGGGTCAACTGCGCGGGGGGCCCCACGCCCTGGGGGAGCTGGCTCTCGTGCGAGGAGAACACCTGGGGCGCGGGCCACGGATTCGAGCGGCCGCACGGGTACATCTTCGAGGTGCCGGCCTCCGCGACGGGACCGGTGGCGCCGGTGCCGCTCGTGGCCATGGGACGCTTCGTGCACGAGGCCATCGCCGTGGATCCGGCGACCGGCATCGTCTACGAGACCGAGGACGCCTGGTACGTGCCCGACGACGCCACCCGGCCGGGGGCGGGCTTCTACCGCTTCCTCCCGGAGCAGCCCGGAACCCTGGCGGCCGGTGGGCGCCTGCAGATGCTGGCCGTCGACGATCGGCCGGGCTACGTCACCGCCCGCGGTCAGACGCAAGGTGCGGTGCTTCCCGTCCACTGGGTCGACATCGCCGATCCCGACCCGGCCAACGCGGAGGACGACCCGGCCGCGGTGTTCCGCCAGGGTCACTCGGCGGGCGGAGCGGTGTTCGCCCGTCTGGAAGGGGCGGCGGCCGTCGACGACGGCATCTACATCGTGAGCACGAACGGCGGCGACGCCGAAGCCGGCCAGGTGTTCTTCTATCGGCCCACCGGGCCCGACCACGGCGAGCTGGTCCTGGTCTTCGAGTCGCCCTCACCCGACGTGCTGGACGCGCCCGACAACATCTGCCTTCGTCCCGGCGGGGCGCTGTTCATGTGCGAAGACGGGCGCGGCGACCAGTACGTCCGCGGGCTCGACGCGGACGGTCGCATCATCGATGTCGTGCGCCACCTCGCCGGATCGGAGGAGACCGCGGGCGAGATGGCCGGGGCCTGCTTCAGCCCGGACGGGCGCGTGCTGTTCTTCAACACCCAGGGCGGGCGGCGCCGGGGAGAGACCCTCGCGAGCGCCACGTACGCCGTCTGGGGGCCCTGGCACGAGGGTCCGCTGTAG
- a CDS encoding P1 family peptidase, translating to MKRGGRRNAQAALYLCAQALAATGTAAAQDRSGLWRGTARYPDGATESWTLHVWSNAGVAHGDLLFDAGSGMVLHDVDRSDGFAFAFQGSGMSGPVQCSLRGTRTLAGSCTDPSGGSVSLSLETVADGAAPDYRDDGSVRPRAREIGLVVGVLPTGTHNAITDVPGVRVGHATVMEGDSIRTGVTAVVPAAGDLYARPVPAWIHSANGYGKLIGETQVREFGEIETPVLLTCTLCVWSAARGLAWTLMDADPGPDHTINPVVGETNDSWLNDMWVDPIGPEHVREALANARSGPVAEGSVGAGTGTTAFGWKGGIGTSSRLLPASLGGWSVGVLVQTNFGGTLSMNGAPVGRALGSFSYEAALSVPDAPPQPSAQDGGSLMIVVATDAPLTAAALARLSERAMLGAGRTGSFMHNSSGDYVIAFSSAESVRRPRDDPEPRALPSLSNAQMSPLFAAVVEATEEAIYNALLKATTVRGRGRVYKALPLASTRRILEEYGALDQNRSLPPRR from the coding sequence GTGAAGCGTGGGGGCCGCCGCAACGCACAGGCCGCGCTGTACCTGTGTGCGCAGGCGCTGGCGGCAACTGGGACCGCCGCGGCGCAGGATCGCTCCGGGCTCTGGAGGGGCACCGCGCGCTACCCGGACGGTGCCACGGAGTCCTGGACGCTGCATGTCTGGTCGAACGCCGGAGTGGCGCACGGCGATCTGCTCTTCGACGCCGGAAGCGGCATGGTGTTGCACGACGTGGATCGCTCCGACGGATTCGCGTTCGCGTTCCAGGGCTCCGGGATGAGCGGTCCGGTGCAGTGCAGCCTTCGCGGGACCCGGACCCTCGCGGGATCGTGCACCGATCCGTCCGGGGGCTCCGTCAGCCTGTCCCTGGAGACCGTCGCCGACGGGGCGGCTCCGGACTACCGCGACGACGGGTCCGTGCGCCCGCGAGCGCGCGAGATCGGGCTCGTCGTGGGTGTGCTCCCCACGGGGACGCACAACGCCATCACGGACGTCCCCGGCGTGCGCGTCGGTCATGCGACCGTCATGGAGGGAGACAGCATCCGCACAGGTGTGACGGCCGTCGTGCCGGCAGCCGGCGACCTGTACGCCCGCCCCGTACCCGCCTGGATCCACAGCGCGAACGGGTACGGCAAGCTGATCGGAGAGACCCAGGTCCGCGAGTTCGGTGAGATCGAGACCCCCGTGCTGCTCACCTGCACGCTCTGCGTCTGGTCGGCGGCCCGGGGGTTGGCCTGGACGCTGATGGACGCCGACCCGGGCCCCGACCACACCATCAATCCGGTCGTGGGGGAGACCAACGACAGCTGGCTGAACGACATGTGGGTGGATCCCATCGGCCCGGAACACGTGCGCGAGGCCCTCGCCAATGCGCGCTCCGGGCCGGTCGCCGAGGGGTCCGTCGGCGCCGGCACGGGCACCACCGCCTTCGGCTGGAAGGGGGGCATCGGAACGTCCTCGCGGCTGCTCCCGGCGTCCCTCGGAGGCTGGAGCGTCGGCGTGCTCGTGCAGACCAACTTCGGTGGCACGCTCAGCATGAACGGCGCTCCCGTGGGACGCGCGCTGGGATCCTTCAGCTACGAAGCCGCGCTCTCGGTGCCGGACGCGCCTCCCCAGCCGTCTGCGCAAGACGGCGGCTCCCTCATGATCGTCGTGGCCACGGACGCTCCCCTCACGGCAGCGGCGCTCGCACGCCTCTCGGAGCGGGCCATGCTGGGTGCTGGTCGCACGGGCTCGTTCATGCACAACAGCTCCGGTGACTACGTGATCGCCTTCTCCTCCGCCGAGTCCGTGCGACGGCCCCGTGACGACCCCGAGCCGCGCGCGTTGCCTTCGCTCTCCAACGCGCAGATGTCACCGCTGTTCGCCGCGGTCGTAGAGGCCACCGAGGAGGCGATCTACAACGCCCTCCTCAAGGCCACGACCGTCCGCGGGCGCGGGCGGGTGTACAAAGCCCTGCCACTTGCGTCCACGCGCCGGATCCTCGAGGAGTACGGCGCCCTCGACCAGAACCGCTCCCTTCCCCCACGACGCTGA
- a CDS encoding FAD-dependent oxidoreductase, with amino-acid sequence MQTPHPRRALVLGAGIYGLTAALELSARGWRVEVADPGPLPHADAASNDISKIVRTDYGADAFYTALAEAAVRGWGEWNEQWGWPAFERTGFLLLSRRPLVPGSFEHDSWGVALERKQRVERVDARMLRDSFPLWSSGPWVDGYLNLDGGWSPSARVLVELAQRAAEMGVDLQEGRCAHAIEHDARGPVVRWTDGSSAGADVVLVAAGSWTPLLLPELSDRISAVGQPVFHLRVEDPDRFRPPGFRVWAADIARSGWYGFPALPDGRLKIANHGPGVPLAPGAPRVVLPEHESHLRTFLAEALPEVAQAPIVQRRLCVYTETFDNDFLIDRHPDRPGVFVASGGSGHGYKFAPLLGALAADAVEGRDNPWLHRFRWRALGPRRTEPARWTGLQEAS; translated from the coding sequence ATGCAGACTCCTCATCCACGCCGCGCGCTCGTCCTCGGGGCCGGCATCTATGGGCTTACGGCCGCGCTCGAGCTGAGCGCGCGCGGGTGGAGGGTCGAGGTCGCGGATCCGGGCCCCCTGCCCCACGCCGACGCCGCGTCCAACGACATCAGCAAGATCGTCCGCACGGACTACGGCGCCGACGCGTTCTACACGGCCCTCGCCGAAGCGGCGGTGCGAGGATGGGGGGAGTGGAACGAGCAGTGGGGTTGGCCGGCCTTCGAGCGCACCGGATTCCTCCTGCTGTCGCGCCGTCCCCTGGTTCCGGGGTCGTTCGAGCACGATTCCTGGGGCGTGGCCCTCGAGCGGAAGCAGCGCGTGGAGCGCGTCGACGCGCGTATGCTGCGTGACTCGTTCCCCCTGTGGTCGTCCGGCCCCTGGGTGGACGGCTATCTCAACCTGGATGGTGGTTGGTCTCCGAGCGCCCGCGTGCTCGTCGAGCTGGCACAGCGTGCAGCGGAGATGGGAGTCGATCTCCAGGAGGGCCGGTGCGCGCATGCCATCGAACACGACGCGCGCGGTCCCGTGGTGCGCTGGACGGACGGATCCTCCGCTGGGGCGGACGTCGTGCTCGTGGCCGCCGGGAGCTGGACCCCTCTGCTCCTGCCGGAGCTGTCGGATCGGATCAGCGCCGTCGGCCAGCCGGTCTTCCACCTGCGGGTCGAGGATCCCGACCGCTTCCGGCCGCCCGGCTTCCGCGTGTGGGCCGCCGACATCGCCCGCTCCGGCTGGTACGGCTTCCCGGCGCTGCCCGACGGACGCCTGAAGATCGCCAATCACGGCCCCGGGGTCCCGCTGGCGCCCGGTGCGCCCCGGGTCGTGCTGCCCGAGCACGAGAGCCACCTGCGCACCTTCCTCGCCGAAGCGCTTCCCGAGGTGGCGCAGGCGCCGATCGTGCAACGTCGCCTGTGCGTCTACACGGAGACGTTCGACAACGATTTCCTGATCGACCGCCACCCCGATCGCCCGGGCGTGTTCGTGGCCAGCGGAGGCAGCGGGCACGGATACAAGTTCGCCCCGCTGCTCGGTGCGCTCGCCGCCGATGCGGTGGAGGGGCGGGACAATCCCTGGCTGCACCGCTTCCGCTGGCGGGCGCTGGGCCCGCGTCGCACCGAGCCGGCCCGGTGGACCGGGCTGCAGGAGGCGTCGTGA